The window GGCGCCCGGGTGAAGCTGAAGGAACGGTTGAAGGACCGCCAGAAGCAGCTGAAGCTCGACCTCACCGAAAACCCGTACAGGGCGGCGTTGCGGCAGGCGAAAAAAGACCTCGCAAGAATCAAGGCAATCCTTAAATAGAACGGAGAGCCGATTGGCGATGGAGCGGGGCGATCGCCCCTGGGGATATTACCTGGTCCTGCACGAGGATGCCGGGTACAAGGTGAAGCAGTTCGTCGTGAAGCCGGGGAACCGCCTGAGCCTCCAGCGGCATCGGCGGCGGGCGGAACATTGGCAGGTGGTCCGCGGGGAGGCGGCGGTGACGCGCGGCAAGGAGATCGTCCGGCTCCTCCCGGGAGGATCGATCGACATCCCCCTGGGCGCCCTCCATCGGGTCGAGAGCGTCGGGAAGGAAAACCTCGTCGTCATCGAGGTGCAGATGGGGGAATACGTTGGAGAGGACGACATCGAGCGGTTCGAGGACGACTACGGGCGGGCGGCTACGGAATCGCCGGCGACCGCTCCGAAAATGAAGTGACAACGTTCCCCTCGTCCGGTAAAATCAATCCTTCACGGA of the Deltaproteobacteria bacterium genome contains:
- a CDS encoding phosphomannose isomerase type II C-terminal cupin domain; the protein is MERGDRPWGYYLVLHEDAGYKVKQFVVKPGNRLSLQRHRRRAEHWQVVRGEAAVTRGKEIVRLLPGGSIDIPLGALHRVESVGKENLVVIEVQMGEYVGEDDIERFEDDYGRAATESPATAPKMK